One part of the Parabacteroides distasonis ATCC 8503 genome encodes these proteins:
- a CDS encoding DUF5119 domain-containing protein, translating into MKTGIRVTVYALLAMILFSCEHKELCFHHPHMVTLRVDFDWKNAPQADPEGMCVYFYPEEGESPIRFDFAGKDGGSVEIKEGRYRILCYNNDTESLLFRGMEGFDTHEGYTRDGNVFESIYGNGAHYAPPAKGSEDERVVICPDMMWGSCARNVEITELGLSYECISFADKDKVEWIESSEHVITLYPAELICTYTYEVRNVKNMEYMTQACGSLSSMAPSMLFANEELDRECVTVPFETELHLESSKMTGKFYTFGHHEENARPHKMMFYVWYSNKEKFYTTFDVTDQVHKAPDRKHVHIIIDNAGFPEPLPNEDGFDVEVDDWVEVENDIIM; encoded by the coding sequence ATGAAAACCGGCATACGAGTGACTGTTTATGCGCTGTTGGCCATGATTCTTTTCTCATGCGAGCACAAGGAACTTTGCTTCCATCATCCGCATATGGTTACGCTCAGAGTGGATTTTGACTGGAAGAACGCCCCGCAAGCCGATCCGGAAGGAATGTGTGTGTATTTCTATCCTGAAGAGGGTGAATCTCCGATTCGGTTCGATTTTGCGGGGAAAGACGGAGGGTCGGTAGAGATTAAAGAGGGAAGATACCGGATACTCTGTTATAATAATGACACGGAGTCTTTACTGTTCAGAGGAATGGAAGGATTTGACACCCATGAGGGATATACGCGGGATGGCAACGTGTTTGAGAGCATTTATGGGAACGGTGCCCATTATGCGCCTCCGGCTAAAGGTTCGGAAGACGAGCGTGTCGTTATCTGCCCTGACATGATGTGGGGAAGTTGCGCCCGAAATGTGGAAATTACCGAATTAGGACTAAGTTACGAATGTATTTCTTTTGCGGACAAAGACAAGGTCGAATGGATAGAGAGTAGCGAGCATGTCATTACGCTTTATCCAGCTGAATTGATATGTACCTATACTTATGAGGTCCGTAATGTCAAGAACATGGAATATATGACGCAAGCCTGCGGGTCATTGTCGAGCATGGCTCCCTCCATGCTGTTTGCCAACGAAGAACTGGACAGGGAGTGTGTTACTGTTCCCTTTGAGACAGAGCTCCACCTCGAGAGCTCGAAAATGACCGGTAAATTCTACACGTTCGGTCATCACGAAGAGAATGCCCGTCCGCACAAAATGATGTTTTATGTATGGTATTCCAATAAGGAAAAATTCTATACAACCTTTGACGTGACCGACCAAGTGCATAAGGCTCCGGATAGAAAGCATGTACATATCATCATTGATAATGCGGGCTTCCCAGAACCGCTTCCGAACGAGGATGGATTTGATGTAGAGGTTGATGATTGGGTGGAAGTAGAAAATGATATTATTATGTAG
- a CDS encoding fimbrillin family protein, protein MRLNLKKDFLLVTTMLVAVGCSDSMTEESDSEQRIPIVFGTQVATRAVVENNKEGMDNFTLWGWVRESDGPKLFFDAVPVTPSGNYGEKRFWAVGRPYGFYAVHPEKMKENNIATEVSCNDKGELRVTGFDSSEMGKGAVDLMTAAKTDVVYEGGGMMAPVLLAFKHELAQVKFTVCTGEKQAEVSDIRLLGVDYKGDLLWTPEESTWQNRINCTEEGTPFVRSESVRIEAGSSVTVLDSVLLLPQPVTEHVAVTFKYAYAGKPLSEAKEAMVYLDVAQTTEWIKSSTYHYKITLPAGDADITVKVSVGDWDSRDISADW, encoded by the coding sequence ATGCGACTTAATTTAAAAAAGGATTTCCTTCTTGTCACGACCATGCTGGTCGCTGTCGGCTGTTCCGATAGCATGACGGAAGAAAGCGATTCGGAGCAACGGATACCGATTGTCTTTGGCACACAAGTTGCCACTCGTGCAGTGGTGGAAAATAACAAGGAGGGTATGGATAATTTCACATTGTGGGGATGGGTACGGGAAAGCGACGGACCGAAATTGTTTTTCGATGCTGTTCCGGTTACTCCATCGGGAAACTATGGCGAGAAACGTTTTTGGGCTGTAGGTAGGCCTTATGGCTTTTATGCGGTGCATCCGGAAAAGATGAAAGAGAATAATATTGCCACAGAGGTCTCCTGCAACGATAAAGGTGAACTTAGGGTTACGGGGTTTGATTCTTCCGAGATGGGGAAGGGTGCTGTGGATCTGATGACAGCAGCAAAGACGGATGTGGTTTATGAGGGGGGCGGAATGATGGCGCCTGTGCTTTTGGCATTCAAACATGAATTGGCACAGGTGAAATTTACTGTCTGTACAGGGGAGAAGCAGGCGGAAGTGTCGGACATCAGACTTTTGGGGGTGGACTATAAAGGTGACTTGCTGTGGACACCGGAGGAGTCGACATGGCAAAACCGGATAAACTGCACGGAAGAAGGAACCCCTTTCGTACGCAGCGAGAGCGTGCGGATAGAAGCTGGAAGCAGTGTTACCGTGCTGGATAGCGTATTGCTGTTGCCGCAGCCGGTGACGGAGCATGTGGCGGTAACCTTTAAGTATGCCTATGCCGGCAAACCGTTGTCGGAGGCAAAAGAAGCGATGGTATACCTGGATGTGGCTCAAACAACGGAATGGATAAAGTCGAGCACTTACCATTATAAAATAACGCTGCCTGCTGGCGATGCCGATATCACTGTCAAAGTGAGCGTGGGAGATTGGGACAGCCGGGATATTTCGGCAGATTGGTAA
- a CDS encoding DUF4906 domain-containing protein — protein MMKKTVNHILAAGLLALLSLASCTDEFIEGNDLQGVDRDKRVEVRLPFGVGRGITTTITTRAAGGEIDYDSQLSGVMAFVYEAKSDNPEENELLAYHLFSNPSNKPLEGATGGWIADNDDPTCGEIKFYVPVGDVYIYLLGNAQSSFLNFFPGVSGGDALGTQAEFFEKATPKWNGNIHSVDGYLPLTGMVNNNTGLCHVNEQGQISYTDEEGKTHTLLPDGKHDEDNSFVLKRLMSKITMNIREGKGVKFTARDYTVRHIPHYVSPTAQAWTEEERDRILVEDAKPVNFGLLDSLTFTIYLPENIRKVRSGVEITEYRQRDKVVKTADNKNTEETAPDDFHADNADNHKGHYKFEFAPKASTYIELTGWFENADKTVAADVRYYIHLGNFGKDLNHFSVERDHHYTYNVTINGVDDIVVEVEDENEKTPGAEGVVFKHEAFAHIDAHFDQVEMKFMRKDIENGVYLYTDTPFGVMGVMYYPKGTPDGGSEGKCVSVSSFGITKEVAQGYLAWLEFAKETQKDNYFYNGTKPDKESPYLLEYYYPGKVKSVFDALDEFYASKEDSAYYTCFVDENFYERHPDPRITVPVHLKDFINCKDRIFSLATDLEFSQDGKSAVSQSVYTLKQRSIACFYDMNDETLNKFGLESVEEQKHILYEPEPGEREVWDGRKNTWQKLDGQVGNCNMHGMEWGLKKSPFLSGFILRKDGSLKESRPISGQADDPVIMLIRNRDLNGNGYLDEEELRWYVPAIGQLVGMWLGEPAMAKEAALWKSSFDIYIGADGKKINKDPVQGYTASTYGPYSTIWSELGGYISHTYLRHMISVRSLGSGVVSGRMDREVSSPYYKYDEASRTLEVFLADEAMRSFSYRELQPHNERDTQNRLYKKFQLAQEPMLMDTIAKFECTDPSHLRFDKDTPSKVTWTGTTLKLIEIDNAKRDKFTIAQDYHEAGDGVTPAGAWRLPNERELTLIQLAFNFFQDEDNLPFSPMVKPGDKDAVGDAYGWYNPLSLTCDLSDKRKHNFKHRLCAMFHCRTAYSYSRYYPGRHEYTPTGYILNYWKTDSEMELLKIRRVEMHMMPYYSDWRGMVEDTDEDREKYGRAGVFCVRDVRY, from the coding sequence ATGATGAAAAAAACAGTGAATCATATTCTGGCGGCGGGACTGTTGGCGCTCCTGTCGCTTGCATCTTGCACCGATGAGTTCATCGAAGGAAACGACTTGCAGGGAGTAGACCGTGACAAGCGGGTGGAGGTGAGGCTTCCGTTCGGTGTGGGACGTGGCATCACTACCACGATTACAACCCGTGCGGCAGGTGGAGAGATTGATTATGACTCCCAGCTTTCGGGCGTGATGGCTTTTGTATATGAAGCGAAGAGCGACAATCCGGAAGAAAATGAGTTGTTAGCCTATCATCTGTTCTCCAATCCGTCCAATAAGCCGCTGGAAGGCGCTACCGGCGGATGGATTGCCGATAATGACGACCCTACGTGCGGTGAAATCAAGTTCTATGTTCCGGTGGGCGATGTGTATATCTATCTGTTGGGCAATGCGCAAAGTTCGTTCCTTAATTTCTTTCCGGGAGTATCGGGTGGGGATGCGCTGGGCACTCAGGCGGAGTTTTTTGAAAAAGCAACCCCGAAGTGGAACGGAAACATACACAGCGTAGACGGTTATCTGCCGCTTACGGGTATGGTGAACAACAATACAGGATTATGTCATGTGAACGAACAGGGACAAATCAGTTATACGGATGAAGAGGGAAAAACTCATACGCTGTTGCCGGACGGTAAACACGATGAAGACAACTCGTTTGTGCTGAAACGCCTGATGAGCAAGATTACAATGAATATCAGGGAAGGTAAAGGAGTGAAGTTTACGGCGCGAGATTACACGGTTCGCCATATACCTCATTATGTGTCGCCCACCGCACAGGCGTGGACGGAAGAAGAGCGGGACCGTATCCTGGTGGAAGATGCCAAGCCGGTGAATTTCGGTTTACTGGATTCTCTCACTTTTACTATATACCTGCCGGAGAACATACGCAAGGTAAGATCCGGCGTGGAGATTACCGAATACAGGCAGCGGGATAAGGTGGTGAAGACTGCCGACAATAAAAATACGGAAGAGACCGCTCCCGATGATTTTCATGCTGATAATGCCGATAATCACAAAGGGCACTACAAGTTTGAGTTTGCTCCGAAAGCTTCTACTTATATTGAACTGACCGGATGGTTTGAAAATGCAGACAAGACGGTTGCTGCCGATGTCCGTTATTATATCCATTTGGGTAATTTCGGGAAAGACCTCAATCACTTCAGCGTGGAGCGCGACCATCACTATACGTATAATGTAACCATCAACGGAGTGGATGATATAGTGGTGGAAGTGGAAGATGAGAACGAAAAGACTCCGGGAGCGGAAGGAGTGGTGTTCAAGCATGAGGCTTTCGCACATATCGATGCCCATTTTGACCAGGTGGAGATGAAATTCATGCGGAAAGACATTGAGAATGGTGTCTATCTGTATACCGACACACCTTTCGGGGTCATGGGGGTGATGTATTATCCTAAAGGTACCCCAGACGGAGGTTCGGAAGGCAAATGTGTATCCGTGAGCAGTTTCGGTATTACCAAAGAGGTGGCACAAGGCTATCTGGCGTGGCTGGAGTTTGCGAAAGAGACGCAAAAGGATAACTATTTCTATAATGGAACAAAACCGGATAAGGAAAGCCCCTATCTCCTGGAATACTATTATCCAGGCAAGGTGAAAAGTGTGTTCGATGCGCTCGATGAGTTTTATGCAAGTAAGGAGGATTCGGCGTACTACACCTGCTTTGTGGATGAGAACTTTTATGAAAGACATCCCGACCCGCGCATTACGGTACCGGTGCATCTGAAAGATTTTATCAACTGCAAGGACCGTATCTTCTCGCTTGCTACCGACCTCGAGTTCAGCCAAGATGGTAAGAGCGCGGTGTCGCAGTCGGTTTATACGCTGAAACAACGTTCCATTGCCTGCTTCTATGATATGAACGATGAGACTCTCAATAAATTCGGCTTGGAGTCGGTGGAAGAGCAGAAGCACATCCTGTATGAGCCAGAACCGGGCGAGAGGGAAGTTTGGGACGGCAGAAAGAATACTTGGCAAAAGCTGGATGGTCAGGTTGGAAATTGTAATATGCATGGTATGGAATGGGGGCTTAAAAAATCACCTTTCCTATCCGGTTTTATACTGAGGAAAGATGGAAGTCTGAAGGAATCCCGACCGATTAGCGGACAGGCCGACGATCCGGTTATCATGCTGATACGTAACCGTGATTTGAACGGCAACGGCTATCTGGACGAGGAAGAACTGCGCTGGTATGTACCTGCCATAGGGCAATTGGTGGGTATGTGGCTGGGAGAGCCTGCCATGGCAAAAGAAGCTGCCTTGTGGAAATCGTCTTTCGATATATATATAGGAGCAGACGGGAAAAAGATAAACAAGGATCCCGTACAGGGATATACGGCCAGTACATACGGTCCTTATTCCACAATATGGTCGGAACTGGGAGGATACATAAGTCATACGTATCTGAGGCACATGATTAGTGTGAGGAGCTTGGGAAGCGGAGTCGTGAGTGGCAGGATGGACAGGGAAGTTTCGTCTCCTTATTACAAATACGATGAAGCAAGCCGTACACTGGAAGTCTTTTTGGCGGACGAAGCCATGCGCTCGTTCAGTTACCGGGAGCTTCAGCCCCATAACGAACGCGATACGCAGAACCGTCTGTACAAGAAATTCCAGCTGGCACAAGAACCCATGCTGATGGATACGATTGCGAAATTTGAGTGCACTGACCCGAGTCACCTGAGATTTGATAAAGATACTCCCAGTAAGGTAACATGGACAGGTACGACATTGAAACTTATTGAGATAGACAATGCCAAACGAGATAAGTTTACCATAGCCCAAGACTATCACGAAGCAGGAGACGGAGTGACCCCCGCCGGAGCGTGGCGCTTGCCCAATGAACGCGAGCTGACATTGATTCAGCTGGCATTCAACTTCTTCCAGGATGAGGACAACCTGCCTTTCTCGCCCATGGTGAAGCCGGGAGACAAGGATGCCGTAGGTGATGCTTACGGCTGGTACAACCCACTCAGTCTGACATGCGATTTAAGTGATAAAAGGAAGCATAATTTTAAGCACCGGCTTTGCGCCATGTTCCATTGCCGTACGGCGTATTCTTACAGCCGCTATTATCCCGGTAGACACGAATATACGCCTACCGGCTACATACTGAACTATTGGAAGACCGATTCGGAAATGGAGTTGCTGAAAATTCGCCGGGTAGAAATGCACATGATGCCCTACTATTCAGATTGGAGAGGCATGGTGGAGGATACCGATGAAGATCGGGAAAAATACGGCAGAGCCGGTGTGTTCTGTGTGCGCGATGTGAGATACTGA
- a CDS encoding site-specific integrase — MTSIKVKFRPSSTIQKEGTLHYQIIHHREVRKLRTGYRLFPNEWNTVLKRINVSAGKNEERRLYLTALKKHIDTDLFKIKECINRLKQENKTYTADRIVKLYSTHEGSYTFLLYGKGLLVELKKIGKVRTADTYRNALGSFERFLNDQADIPLEAMDSNLMIAYESWLKGTGICPNTSSYYMRNLRAIYNRAVEQGFVTQQNPFKHVYTGIDKTKKRAVSLDVIREIRDLKLTKKSLVFARDIFLFSFYTRGMSFVDMAFLKKQDLQNGILAYRRNKTGQQLFIKREKTMQELIDKYDTFDTPYLLPVIRNNGVDEWHQYQNAAHRINRNLKQIGKLIGLDIPLTTYVARHAWASIAQSKNVPLSVISKALGHNSEQTTRIYLSSLDTSVVDKANNLILMSI, encoded by the coding sequence ATGACTAGTATAAAAGTAAAATTCCGCCCGTCTTCTACCATCCAAAAAGAAGGGACTCTACATTATCAAATAATCCATCATCGTGAGGTACGGAAACTTCGTACCGGTTATAGGCTATTCCCGAACGAGTGGAATACAGTTTTGAAACGAATAAATGTTTCGGCTGGAAAGAATGAAGAGCGAAGACTCTATCTGACAGCATTGAAAAAGCACATTGATACAGATCTGTTCAAAATAAAAGAATGTATCAACCGTTTGAAACAGGAAAATAAAACTTATACAGCCGACCGCATCGTAAAACTTTACTCTACTCATGAAGGAAGTTATACCTTTCTTTTGTATGGGAAAGGATTGTTGGTTGAATTGAAGAAAATAGGAAAAGTACGTACTGCCGATACCTATCGGAACGCCTTGGGCAGTTTTGAACGCTTTTTGAATGACCAAGCAGACATCCCGTTGGAAGCCATGGACTCCAATCTGATGATAGCCTATGAAAGTTGGCTTAAAGGAACCGGTATTTGTCCAAATACCAGTTCCTATTATATGCGTAATCTCAGAGCTATCTATAACCGTGCGGTGGAACAGGGTTTTGTTACCCAGCAAAATCCTTTCAAGCATGTATATACCGGTATTGATAAAACAAAGAAACGTGCTGTTTCTTTGGATGTGATCCGGGAAATACGAGATTTAAAATTGACGAAAAAATCACTGGTCTTCGCCAGGGATATCTTTTTATTCAGCTTTTATACACGTGGAATGTCCTTTGTAGATATGGCATTTTTAAAAAAGCAAGACCTGCAAAATGGGATTCTTGCTTATCGGAGAAATAAGACAGGTCAGCAGTTATTTATCAAAAGGGAAAAAACCATGCAGGAACTCATCGATAAATATGATACCTTTGATACACCCTATTTGCTACCGGTTATTCGAAACAATGGTGTGGACGAGTGGCATCAATACCAGAATGCGGCTCATCGTATCAATAGAAATCTGAAGCAGATTGGCAAGCTGATTGGTTTGGATATCCCGCTTACTACTTATGTCGCGCGCCATGCATGGGCCAGTATTGCCCAAAGTAAAAATGTCCCTCTATCTGTCATCAGTAAAGCATTGGGACATAATTCGGAACAAACCACCCGAATTTATCTTAGCTCTTTAGATACATCTGTTGTGGATAAGGCAAATAACCTTATTTTAATGTCTATATAA
- a CDS encoding DUF3575 domain-containing protein, translating into MKARKILLVFLIFYVGHIQAQEIQDSVKIYFRQGYSVLEPSRRNNKEALDRIADSLRTSYADSVYQLKRIQVVGGASPEGSIPLNRRLSVKRANVLFNYLSRYGELPDSLKTNVFLGRDWNGLIRLVSDDRNLPYRKETLHLLHELAEDAANDDLSKGDQLRRIQQLRGGVPYWYMYKKHFPELRASRLYLWYKKVWNPIAPMSMPPIELPVPEPEPAGPLPFVPYMPPQPRNLYFAVKTNMLYDALLVPNIGVEFYLGKDWSVGANWMYAWWKTDRRHWYWRTYGGDMVIRKWLGKAAKEKPLTGHHLGLYGQIFTYDFETGGKGYMGGKPGGTLWDKMNYSAGVEYGYSLPVAYRLNIDFTIAVGYLGGTYYEYTPVDNCYVWQATKERHWFGPTKAEISLVWLIGRENFNKGKGGRR; encoded by the coding sequence ATGAAAGCGAGAAAAATCTTACTTGTATTCCTGATATTTTATGTAGGCCACATTCAGGCACAAGAGATACAGGATTCGGTAAAAATCTATTTCAGACAAGGGTATTCCGTATTGGAACCATCCCGTAGAAATAACAAAGAAGCGTTAGACCGGATTGCGGACAGTCTACGGACAAGCTATGCGGATTCCGTTTATCAATTGAAACGTATTCAGGTAGTAGGTGGTGCATCCCCGGAAGGTAGTATCCCTCTGAATAGACGTTTGTCAGTAAAGCGTGCCAATGTGTTGTTCAATTACCTTTCACGCTATGGAGAATTACCTGATTCTTTGAAAACTAATGTGTTCCTCGGAAGAGACTGGAATGGTCTGATCCGTCTTGTGAGCGATGACAGGAATCTGCCATACCGGAAAGAAACGCTACATTTATTGCATGAACTGGCAGAGGATGCGGCAAATGACGATCTTTCGAAAGGTGACCAGCTGCGGCGGATACAGCAACTGCGTGGTGGAGTGCCCTATTGGTATATGTATAAAAAACATTTCCCGGAATTGCGTGCCTCCCGGTTGTATCTATGGTATAAGAAAGTATGGAATCCTATCGCTCCTATGTCAATGCCTCCCATTGAACTGCCTGTACCCGAGCCCGAACCGGCAGGACCTCTACCCTTTGTCCCATATATGCCTCCGCAGCCACGGAACCTGTATTTTGCTGTGAAGACAAATATGTTGTATGATGCATTGCTCGTACCGAATATCGGTGTGGAGTTTTATCTTGGCAAAGACTGGAGCGTAGGTGCCAACTGGATGTATGCCTGGTGGAAAACAGATCGGCGACACTGGTATTGGAGGACTTATGGTGGTGATATGGTCATTCGTAAATGGCTCGGTAAAGCCGCCAAGGAAAAGCCTCTTACCGGACATCATCTGGGCCTATACGGGCAGATTTTTACTTATGATTTTGAGACAGGAGGAAAAGGCTATATGGGGGGGAAACCCGGAGGGACGCTTTGGGACAAAATGAACTATTCCGCCGGTGTGGAATACGGTTATTCGCTGCCGGTGGCATATAGGTTGAATATTGACTTTACTATTGCCGTCGGGTATTTGGGAGGAACCTATTACGAATATACTCCCGTAGACAACTGTTACGTATGGCAGGCTACCAAGGAACGGCACTGGTTTGGCCCTACTAAGGCGGAAATATCGCTGGTATGGCTGATTGGCAGAGAAAATTTCAACAAAGGGAAAGGAGGCAGACGATGA
- a CDS encoding FimB/Mfa2 family fimbrial subunit encodes MKIRKYSYILCMFAAMVGIMTACASDEQEEMFPGEGEPVTVKLSIDTRAAGADDFESQVKTLRVYAFHNGSLVGYYYGGEDVQPHTFKWKLPQGEVWFYAVANEQAAGKLLSENKGDIFVLPGETVGGVRPVEGLEVAPDRLESLTFSRLPEAEYMSGGTETDKDETGKKYRSAIVPMTCKYRGTVTHDNQEINLELKRSIAKLQLYFAKADVADAGEGQLYMGRGLYLYNMPEYGYLFPKEKYEYTGDFNCLEGAGESSDSKNQKNGKVILSAGWPEEPETAPQEGTPEYEVYEKNLLEKTHINEIKALAHAGNTGTKNFQWMPAKPIYLFANSNEIADRYPENPSAESSRGYYLKILSHEHKVGSDGTEGHEADMQYVALPEVEANMNLRLFSVISMHGHVAMTAHWMIVPWEAGGGDVEFN; translated from the coding sequence ATGAAAATTCGAAAATACTCATATATATTATGTATGTTTGCCGCAATGGTGGGGATAATGACGGCTTGTGCATCGGACGAACAGGAGGAGATGTTTCCCGGAGAGGGAGAACCGGTGACGGTGAAGCTTTCAATTGATACAAGGGCGGCAGGAGCGGATGATTTCGAATCGCAGGTGAAGACACTCAGAGTGTATGCTTTTCACAACGGTAGTCTGGTAGGGTATTATTATGGTGGTGAGGATGTGCAACCCCATACTTTCAAATGGAAGCTGCCACAAGGAGAAGTCTGGTTTTATGCGGTGGCCAATGAACAAGCGGCAGGAAAGCTGCTTAGCGAAAACAAGGGAGACATTTTTGTACTGCCCGGTGAGACTGTCGGGGGAGTACGTCCGGTCGAAGGCTTGGAAGTTGCGCCGGACAGACTGGAGTCTTTGACTTTCAGCCGGCTGCCGGAAGCGGAATATATGTCGGGCGGAACGGAAACAGACAAGGATGAAACGGGAAAAAAATACCGCTCTGCCATTGTGCCGATGACCTGTAAGTATCGTGGAACAGTTACGCACGATAATCAGGAGATAAACCTGGAACTGAAACGCAGCATAGCGAAACTACAGCTTTACTTTGCCAAGGCGGATGTGGCAGACGCCGGAGAGGGGCAGCTCTATATGGGGCGCGGGTTGTATCTCTACAATATGCCGGAATACGGGTATCTGTTTCCGAAAGAGAAGTACGAATATACGGGAGATTTCAATTGTCTGGAGGGAGCCGGTGAAAGTTCCGACTCGAAGAATCAGAAGAACGGCAAGGTAATTCTGAGTGCGGGATGGCCGGAGGAACCGGAAACCGCTCCGCAAGAAGGGACACCGGAATATGAGGTGTATGAAAAGAACTTGCTGGAGAAGACCCATATCAACGAGATTAAGGCTTTGGCACATGCCGGGAATACAGGCACGAAAAACTTTCAGTGGATGCCAGCCAAACCGATTTATCTGTTTGCCAACTCCAATGAAATTGCAGACCGTTATCCTGAGAATCCGTCAGCAGAGAGTTCAAGGGGATATTATCTGAAAATACTGTCGCATGAACATAAAGTGGGAAGTGACGGTACGGAAGGCCATGAGGCTGATATGCAATATGTGGCTTTGCCCGAAGTGGAAGCCAACATGAACCTGCGGCTGTTTTCCGTTATTTCCATGCATGGACACGTGGCTATGACAGCACATTGGATGATTGTTCCGTGGGAAGCTGGAGGCGGAGATGTGGAATTTAATTAG
- a CDS encoding fimbrillin family protein, whose product MQAKSILMVLSAMALVTACANDETIEINYGESISLSAVAGKTTRTGSEATTTNSIRNFHVLAFTQGATYMDCDVRKQGNVWSYGDTKFWPETDVDFYSYSPMNTQNGNVSIKVEGDKKIANYNVPGDEDLLYALNQAEKKNEHEGERPVMVNFRHALSQIVFRIRNTSSNLTVFVDAVKVEGIEKQGTFFWPTLSTTTQWQGTEKDTETDNSWGRWNIVYNKENAKQNNYAAEIIPIMEQGFVGSIDASVRDLTVKTDNGYKGLLLLPQTLNPWITKTGGTDENPEYKITGTARVLVKCKLVDTVSNVQLWPNTNSHEETTWVGVSLVGEPKDINGKTEQVWKQGKRYVYTLIFGEGGGFNPDPDPENPDPEPVLVPITFAVTVDDFVEYPQDLDASVPNSNSGQ is encoded by the coding sequence ATGCAAGCGAAATCAATTCTGATGGTACTATCGGCCATGGCATTGGTAACGGCATGTGCCAACGACGAAACGATAGAAATAAACTATGGTGAAAGCATCAGCTTGAGTGCGGTAGCGGGAAAAACAACCCGTACAGGAAGCGAAGCCACCACAACCAACAGTATAAGAAACTTTCATGTATTGGCCTTTACCCAAGGAGCTACATACATGGATTGCGATGTGCGGAAGCAAGGAAATGTATGGTCGTATGGCGATACCAAGTTCTGGCCGGAAACAGATGTGGACTTCTATTCGTATAGTCCGATGAATACGCAGAATGGCAATGTTAGCATCAAGGTTGAAGGCGACAAGAAAATTGCAAACTATAACGTACCCGGCGATGAAGACCTGCTTTATGCCTTGAACCAGGCTGAAAAGAAAAACGAGCATGAGGGTGAACGACCAGTCATGGTCAACTTCCGCCATGCCCTGTCACAAATTGTATTCAGAATCAGGAATACCAGCTCTAACCTGACAGTGTTCGTAGACGCAGTGAAAGTGGAGGGAATAGAGAAACAGGGTACATTCTTCTGGCCGACTTTGAGCACTACTACTCAATGGCAGGGAACTGAGAAAGACACGGAAACTGACAACTCATGGGGAAGATGGAATATTGTGTATAACAAAGAGAACGCAAAGCAGAACAACTATGCCGCTGAGATTATTCCGATAATGGAACAAGGTTTTGTAGGTTCCATAGATGCATCTGTGCGGGACTTGACTGTTAAAACAGACAATGGCTATAAGGGATTGCTCCTTTTACCGCAGACATTGAATCCCTGGATTACGAAGACCGGCGGAACAGATGAAAATCCGGAGTACAAAATCACGGGGACAGCGCGAGTGCTTGTTAAATGCAAGCTGGTGGATACGGTATCTAATGTACAGTTGTGGCCGAACACGAACTCACACGAGGAAACCACATGGGTGGGTGTCTCCCTGGTAGGAGAACCCAAAGACATAAACGGAAAAACCGAACAAGTCTGGAAGCAAGGCAAACGCTATGTTTATACTCTTATCTTTGGTGAGGGTGGCGGCTTTAACCCTGATCCAGATCCTGAAAATCCAGATCCAGAACCTGTATTGGTTCCTATTACATTCGCCGTAACTGTGGATGATTTCGTTGAATATCCTCAGGACCTCGATGCCAGTGTTCCTAATTCAAACTCTGGACAATAA